One genomic region from Anopheles bellator chromosome 2, idAnoBellAS_SP24_06.2, whole genome shotgun sequence encodes:
- the LOC131210098 gene encoding uncharacterized protein LOC131210098, with the protein MAASATFSRQVLFALALLCVLKLGAARPQNAIDNQDLPEINPSELRKLYSNYNSYVSNQLDNYGLDPLQLQLLAQYAQSNAISGGGGGGWDQLYRAPEMKRQIRYRQCYFNPISCFKK; encoded by the exons ATGGCTGCATCGGCGACATTCTCGCGACAGGTCCTGTTCGCCCTGGCACTGCTGTGCGTCCTAAAGCTGGGCGCTGCTCGACCGCAAAATGCAATCGATAATCAG gATCTGCCCGAGATAAACCCGAGCGAACTGCGGAAGCTGTACTCGAACTACAACTCGTACGTCTCGAACCAGCTGGACAACTATGGACTGGATCCGTTGCAGCTGCAACTGTTGGCCCAGTACGCCCAGAGCAA TGCCatcagtggcggtggcggtggcggatggGACCAGCTGTACCGGGCGCCGGAAATGAAGCGCCAAATTCGGTACCGCCAGTGCTACTTTAATCCCATCTCCTGCTTCAAGAAGTAA